CCTCGATCAGCCGGCTCTCCACCATGCGCGCCAGCGCCCGGTACATCGTGCCGACGTCCGGCACGGCCTTTTCATCGCGCGCTTCGATGTCCTGGATGATTCCGTAGCCATGTCGCTCGCCCGCGGCGAGGCTGAGCAGGATGTGAAACTCTACGCGCCGCAGCGGCGGGTGCTCCCTCTCGCGGCGGTCTCGATCCATACCCATGGATTGCCTTCCCCCTGGCCACGTCGGTTAGATGTGGCATACATATATGCGCCACACATCTAATGGCTGCACGTCTCGCAGCAATCGTCATGCCACTGGCCCGCCGTTGCGAATCACGGCCTTGGCGGAATGCGACGAGCATTCATGTGTGCTTCCTGTCCGAGCGTGGGACGGGAGGATCCCATCTCCGGACACCGGCG
This window of the Candidatus Methylomirabilota bacterium genome carries:
- a CDS encoding helix-turn-helix transcriptional regulator; the protein is MGMDRDRREREHPPLRRVEFHILLSLAAGERHGYGIIQDIEARDEKAVPDVGTMYRALARMVESRLIEAAARRPAAEADDERRNYYRITDAGRRAAKTEARRLEMLMRAARIGGLLPKDTK